The proteins below come from a single Oryzomicrobium terrae genomic window:
- a CDS encoding cobalamin-binding protein, with the protein MITSARPRHLARVTCAGLACLAALAAAPATAATAAPITVSDDTGRSITLAAPAKRIVSLAPHITELLYAAGAGERIVATVDHSDYPEAAAKLPRVGGYSRIDLEAVAAAKPDLVIAWQSGNAAAHVDKLKTLGLPLFLSQPNRIEDVAASLEKFGQLAGTSAPANAAAAQFRRKLAELDQRYRQRPKVRVFYQVWKQPLLTIGGHQIISDVIRLCGGENVFGHLTTMAPAVSVEAVVAANPEVIVASGMGDERPDWLDDWKRWTRVTAVARNNLFFVPPALIQRHTPRLLLGAERLCEQLESARAKRAP; encoded by the coding sequence ATGATCACTTCTGCCCGCCCCCGGCACCTCGCCCGCGTCACCTGCGCCGGCCTCGCCTGCCTGGCCGCCCTTGCCGCGGCCCCCGCAACTGCCGCGACTGCCGCGCCGATCACCGTCAGCGACGACACCGGCCGCAGCATCACCCTGGCCGCACCGGCCAAGCGCATCGTCAGCCTGGCGCCGCACATCACCGAGCTGCTTTACGCCGCCGGGGCCGGCGAGCGCATCGTCGCCACGGTGGACCACAGCGACTACCCGGAGGCCGCCGCCAAGCTGCCCCGGGTCGGGGGTTACTCGCGCATCGACCTGGAGGCGGTAGCCGCCGCCAAGCCGGACCTGGTGATCGCCTGGCAGAGCGGCAACGCCGCCGCCCACGTGGACAAGCTGAAAACCCTGGGGCTGCCCCTGTTCCTCTCCCAGCCCAACCGCATCGAGGACGTGGCCGCCAGCCTGGAAAAATTCGGCCAGCTGGCCGGCACCAGCGCCCCCGCCAATGCCGCCGCCGCCCAGTTCCGCCGCAAGCTGGCGGAGCTCGACCAGCGCTACCGGCAACGGCCCAAGGTGCGGGTCTTCTACCAGGTGTGGAAGCAACCCCTGCTCACCATCGGCGGCCACCAGATCATTTCCGACGTGATCCGCCTGTGCGGCGGTGAAAACGTCTTCGGCCACCTGACCACCATGGCGCCGGCGGTGTCGGTAGAAGCGGTGGTGGCGGCCAACCCGGAGGTGATCGTGGCCAGCGGCATGGGCGACGAACGCCCGGACTGGCTGGACGACTGGAAGCGCTGGACCCGGGTCACGGCGGTGGCGCGCAACAACCTGTTCTTCGTCCCGCCGGCCCTGATCCAGCGCCACACCCCGCGCCTGCTGCTGGGCGCCGAGCGGTTGTGCGAACAGCTGGAATCGGCCCGGGCAAAGCGGGCTCCCTGA